DNA sequence from the Thermodesulforhabdus norvegica genome:
TCATAAGTTACTTTTTATGGGGCATCTCTGGTCTTCTTGTTGCGCGTTACCCAGGACTTTTGTTTCTCGAATTGATTCGCCTTCTAATGCTGGCAATTGTCGTTTTCACAATCGCTCAGATAAAAGACTCCGAACTACTAAGGACAGCAGTAACCTTTCTTCTTGCCGCATTACTCATACAATCCCTGATTGCGGCATTGCAGTACCTCAATGTCCCTGGAACTTCTTTTATGGATCAGACAAAAGGACTAAGTTCTCTTTTCCCGGACCAAAGGGTTAATCGCGCCATGGGAACCCTCAGTCATCCTAACTTTTTAGCTTATTTCTTAGAACTCCTCACTCCCATGGCTCTGGTGCTTTTTCTGGCCCATGAAGCAGGCTATTACCGAATTTTCTCTCTGATCTGCTGGATATCAGGAACTTTTGCTCTTATTTTAACAAAATCAAGAGGCGCCTGGGCAGCCTACCCTGTTGGGATTTCGGTAGTATTATTCCTGTGGTTTGTTGGCTACACGGGGCGGCGAATCCTGGAACGAAAGATAGTTGGCAGGGTTTTTGCGATAGCCTTCATAGGTTTCTTAACACTGGTAACCGTCGCTCCCGTAATAAAAGGACGATTATTCGGAGAAGACTACAGAGCCGCCGCAGTGCGCATGCCCTTGAATAAGGCTGCTTTATCGGTATTTGAAGAATTCCCGATAACCGGTGTCGGTATGAATAATTTCTCCGAGGTCTTTAAAATCTATGACAGGACCGGTTTTTCCAGAATCTTTCGGGGTTATAAACACGTTGTACACAATATGTATCTTCTGATTGCTGTAGAAGCCGGATTGCCCGGCCTTCTGTTGTTGGTAATATTCCTTATGCTTCCCTTTTTCTATAGCTGGAAAAAACGATACGAAGGATGCCAAATCGAACGAGCATTGTCAGCCGCACTAATCGGAATATGCGGTGGATTGGCTGCTCACATGATACACTGCCTTGTTGATCCCGGATTTATGCTGAGCCGGCACACATCTTTTCTGGTCTTCTTTTTGATAG
Encoded proteins:
- a CDS encoding O-antigen ligase family protein; translated protein: MLAGLNRLIITILTSFVGIFVTAIGIYVSRLPIKFSIALALAMIFLCIIIIFSSYAQRILLASIAFSIPINADINFLVIKHVGSASSISISVAWILTLMLLLLIFINNIANRKFFLFPVELIVIISYFLWGISGLLVARYPGLLFLELIRLLMLAIVVFTIAQIKDSELLRTAVTFLLAALLIQSLIAALQYLNVPGTSFMDQTKGLSSLFPDQRVNRAMGTLSHPNFLAYFLELLTPMALVLFLAHEAGYYRIFSLICWISGTFALILTKSRGAWAAYPVGISVVLFLWFVGYTGRRILERKIVGRVFAIAFIGFLTLVTVAPVIKGRLFGEDYRAAAVRMPLNKAALSVFEEFPITGVGMNNFSEVFKIYDRTGFSRIFRGYKHVVHNMYLLIAVEAGLPGLLLLVIFLMLPFFYSWKKRYEGCQIERALSAALIGICGGLAAHMIHCLVDPGFMLSRHTSFLVFFLIALSGAIYRSAPEGY